The DNA region GTGGACGGGAGCCTGTCCACAGCGCAGTTCGCAGACCAGGCCACCACAGCCGTCAACGAACTTCTCAAGCAGGGCATGGAACTTGCCGGCAAGAAAGGCTGATCAGGGTGAGTGCACAGGCGGGGACACAGGCTCTGGTTGGGGATGCTCGCCGCAAGCGCCGGCGAGGAGTTAACGGCGGTTCGGGGGCTTTCTACGCCTTTATTTCACCGTGGCTGATAGGAACGGTACTCCTCACGCTTTTCCCTTTGGGCTACGCCCTGTGGATCAGCTTCACCAACTGGGACGGAATTTCCCCCAGCCAGAACTGGATCGGATTGGAGAACTACACCGATGCCTTGGCTGAACCGCAAATGTGGGCCAGCCTGCAACGCACTGGCCTGCTGGCCATCGTTATCGTGCCCGTGACCATCTGCGGAGGGCTGGGGCTCGCGCTACTGCTGAACGAAAAGGTCCATTGGCGATCGGGCTTACGCATGCTCGTCTACCTGCCGGCCATCGTTCCGCCCGTCGCAGCAACGCTGACCTGGAAGCTGCTGTTCGACCGCGACAGCGGGGCAATCAATGGTTTCCTTGCGATCTTCGGCGCCGATGCAGTGAGCTGGATGTCCGGAAACACGGTGTTCATTGTCCTGATGGTGGTCATGCTGTGGGGCATCGGCGCTGGCGTGCTGATCAACCTCGCCGCCCTGCAGGATGTTCCTGCAGAGCTCCATGAAGCCGCACGGCTGGACGGGGCCAACGCCTTCTCGGCGTTCTGGCACGTCACCCTGCCGAGCATCTCGCCGGTACTTCTTTTCCAAGTGATCACCACGACCATCGGCGTCCTGCAGACGTTTGTCCCGGCGCTGCTGCTCTCACCGGCCAACGGACCGGCGGCCATCACCGCGGTACCTGAAGCTAACCGGATCTTCATGGTGGACGTCTACGCGCAGTACTTCGCATACTCCAGGTACGGGTACGCCTCCGCGATGCTTTGGCTCTTCTTCCTGGCCATCCTGGTGGTCACCATCATCACGTTCAAGATCGGCGGGCGAACAGTGTTCTACGCCGTCGACCTCTCCGAAGAAGGGAAGCAGAAATGACTCTCATCGCTCACCGGAAGGGAACGGATTCGGACGCCCCGCCCGAAATCCCCATCCGCCACATCCCGGAGCGCAAGAACCGGGTGGCGTTCGTGATCCTGCTGGTTGTCTGCGCCATTCTCTTCCTGCCGGTCCTTTGGCTCTTATTGACGGCGCTGAAGTCTCCGCAGCAGATGGGTTCCGACCCCATCACCTGGATTCCCATCCCGCCCCAAGTGCAGAACTTCATCAGTGCCACAACAGCCCTGCCGTTCTGGGCATATGCCGCCAACTCGCTGTTCCTTTCCACCGTCTGTGGTCTGCTGACAACCATCAGTTCGGCCGTTGTTGGCTACGGGTTCGCCCGCCTCAATGGCAAAGGAAAGAAGGTTCTCTTCGGGATTCTTATAGCCATGATGATGACGCCCCCCATCATCACCCTTATCCCCACCTACCTGCTGTTCGCGAAGGTCGGACTGGTCGGAACGTACTGGCCGTGGGTGCTCTGGGGCATGGCAGGTGCCCCCTACCTCATTTTCCTCTACCGCCAGTTCTTCGCCCAACTGCCCCGGGAACTTGAGGAGGCCGCCATCCTCGACGGCTGCGGACGGCTGCGCATCTTTGTGCAAATCTTCCTGCCGCTCTCCAAGCCCGTCATCATCACAGCCTTCGTCCTCTCTTTCAACGGGGTGTGGGGCGACTTCATTGCCCCGCAGCTCCTGCTGAACCAGGACAACACCACCTTGGCGGTGGCCATCACCACCGGCTACGTCAACAGCGCCGGGTTCCCGGTAAACAATCTCCTGGCGGCCGGCGCCGTACTCTACGTCGTCCCCGTGCTCATCATGTTCTTTTTCGTCCAGCGGTCCTACGTCCGCGGGTTTGCCACCTCAGGCATGAAATAGACGGTGTCTCATGCCTGAAAGGCTGACTCTTGAAAATTACGGACCTCGAAATCCTCACCATCAACGACGGCGGCGCACTGATGATGGTTGTTGTGCACACCGACGAAGGGATCTTCGGCGTTGGCGAAGTGGGGCTCCGCTCGCGCCAGCTGGCCGTCCGGGGAGCCCTGGAACACTTCAGGCCCCTCCTCGTCGGCAACGACCCCTTCCGCACCGAACATCTGTGGCAGGTCATGTCCCGGTCCGGCTTCTACCCCGCGGACCGGGTACTCGCCTCGGCCATCTCAGCAGTGGACATTGCCCTGTGGGATCTGAAGGGCAAGGCGCTGGACGTCCCGGTGTACGAGCTGCTCGGCGGGGCGGTCCGCGACCGGGTTAAGTGCTACCGGCACATCGGGGGTGCAGACCACGCCGAGCTCGTAGACAACGCGCGACGGGCCCTTGAAGAGGGGTGGACCGTAGGGCGCCTCTCGGTGCCGTCCGAAGGGGACCTGCTGGAACCCCGCGCCGCGACCCGCCATGCCCTGGCGGAAGTGGCTGCGGTCCGGGATGAGCTCGGCAGTGAATTCGAGCTGATACTGGACGTTCACACACGGTTGGAGCTTCCGGAAGCAACAACGCTGTGCCGCGAACTGGAGGGGGCCAACATGTATTTCATCGAAGATCCGCTGCGCTGGGAGAATCCGGACATCTACCGCACACTGCGCCAGCGCACCTCCGTGCCGTTGGCCGCAGGTGAGCAGGCCGCATCCAAATGGGAAATCCGGCCCCTGATCGAACAGGACCTGATCGACTATGCACGCTTCGACATCTGCATCGTCGGCGGGTTCACCGAGGCCAAGAAGATAGCCGGCTGGTGCGAGTCCCACCATATCCGCACTGCCACCCACAACCCGCTGGGCCCCATCGCCACCGCGGCGTCCCTGCACTTGAACATGACTCTGCCCACGTTTGGAATCCAGGAGCAGTACCAGCTTCCAGGCACTCAGGCCAATGACGTGTTCCCGGTCCAGGCCACCATGGACGGGGAATGGATGCGCCGCCCCGAGGCGCCGGGCCTGGGACTGGAGGTGGACCTTGAGGCCGCCCGGGCCCACCAGATGGAACCGCCTCCCATGCCCCAGTTGCGCCGCCTCGACGGATCCTTCACCAACTGGTGAAAAGATCAGGCATGGACTCACGCTCAGGCGAAAAAACACCGCGTCCGCTGGTTGTTGTCACCGGCGCCGCCGGGAGAGTCGGGAGGCTCACCTCCCAAGCCCTCTCAGGGCGCTACAGGCTCAGACTGGTCGATCGGGAGTGGCCTGCCGAAGAACTGCGGGAGGCGGAGGACGGGCCCGAGCGCCTGGCACTGGATCTCAGTCACAGCAGCGCCTGGGACAAAGCGATCGAGTCCGCCCACGCCGTCGTCCATTTGGCCGGAAACGCCCATCCGGAAATCGATGCAAAGACCGCCTTCGAGGGCGGGGCCATGCTCACCGCACATCTGGCGGCGGCGGCCGCCGGCTCGGACCTCAAGAGGATCGTGTTCGCGAGCTCCATCCACACCATGGGCCTGCACCACAGGCACGGGCATTACCCCATCAGCCGGCAGTGGGCTCCGCGCCCGTGTTGCGAATACGGCGCGGCCAAGGTTTTCTCGGAGAACCTGCTGGAAATCCTGACCGAACGGACGCCCATCTCCGTTGTCTGCCTGCGGCTTGGCCTGGTGGGCTTCCCCCCTGCCACGGCGGACCTCGCTTCCCAGTGGCTCGGCCCAAGGGACTTCGCCCAGCTGCTCCAGGCGGCGCTGACGGTTCCGGTCCACTACGGGGCGTACCTGGGAATGTCCGCGGGAGCCGCAGACAGGTGGGACCTGACCGAAACGATCAGGGACCTTGGCTTCAACTCCAGCGACACCGCACCGGACCCGGAACCGCTGCCGGATGCCGGGGAGGGACGGCCCGCTACACACTGCCTGATGTTCAACCCGGCAACCCTGCCGCCCCCGACTGACCGTACAGAGGATTAGCCATTGGAAGACGCGAGTTCTGACCTCCTGACCAACCTGCGGGCGAACCGGCTGCTGGCCATCATCCGAGGGAACAACCCGGACGCCTGCTTCGACACTGCCATGACGCTGATCGGGGCCGGCATCACCATTCTTGAGGTCTCCCTCACCACGCAGGGCGCGCTCACCGTGATCAGGCGGGTCGCCGAGGCGTCCCGGGGCCGGGCGGTCATCGGTGCCGGCACCGTCCTCACTCCCGGGCAGGTGCGTGAGGCCCAGGAGGCCGGCGCGCAGTTCATCGTGACGCCGTGCCTGGCACCCAGCACCGACGCCGCCTTCAACCTTGGACTTCCCGTGCTGGTGGGCGCCCTCACCCCGGCCGAGGTTTACGCTGCGGCGCGCGAAGGGGCCACCGCGGTGAAACTGTTCCCGGCAAGCGTCGGCGGCCCCGCCTACCTGAAGGCCCTGAGGGACCCGTTCCCTGACATCGGCTTCATCCCGGTCGGAGGTGTGAGCGCTGAATCTGTGACGGATTACCTGCAGGCCGGGGCCCTCGCCGTTGGGGCGGGCAGCCCGCTGACAGGTGACGCACCCCGCGGCGGCAGCCTGTCCGAACTCGGTGACCGTGCCCGGAAGTTCGTCAGGCTCGCACAGGATGGCTCGGCAGAAGGCCACCGCGCAGGAGGTGCGCGCCAGTGGATGTCCTGACTTTCGGCGAGACCATGATCGCGCTGAGGGCTGACCGCCCGCTGGCCCTGAATCCGAACATCAGCGCCACCATTGCCGGAGCGGAATCCAACGTTGCCATAGGGCTGGCGCGTCTTGGCCACGATGTCCAGTGGGCCGGGCGGGTGGGTGATGACACCGGAGGCGAGCTGATCCGCCGCACGCTGCGGGCAGAGTCAGTCGGGCAGTACTATGTGACCACCGACCCCCACCGGCCAACCGGGATCCTGATTTTTGAGGAGCGACTGCCGGACCTGACCCGCGTCGGCTACTTCCGTCAGAACTCGGCGGGCTCCGCGCTGGGCATCAATGACTTTTCCGCGGCCCTGTCCGGGAGCCCGCGCATCCTGCACATCACCGGAATCACCCCCGCCCTGGGCGCGGGCGCGGCGGACACGGTGCTGCAGGCCGCAGCCGCCGCGCATGCGGCGGGTGCAACAGTCACTTTCGATGTGAACTACCGCGCCAAACTGTGGAGCCGGGATGAAGCCGCAGCGACCCTCCGCGCGCTCATCCCCTTCGTCGACGTCGTCATCGGCTCCGAAGACGAACTGACCCTCCTCACGGACGAACAGCCCGGCTCTTCAGCCGCAGCCAAGGCGCTCATCGGCCACGGAGTACGTGAAGTGGTGATCAAGCTCGGCGCGGACGGTGCCCGGCTCCATGACGCAGGCGGGACGGTCCACTCACCCGCCCGGGAGGTCACCGCCGTCGACAGTGTGGGCGCAGGCGACGCGTTCACGGCCGGTTACATTTCCGGGCTGCTGACGGGCCGCACCGCGGATGAACGGCTGCACCTGGCCAACACCATGGGTGCCTTCGCGGTCGCCTCGAAGGGCGATTGGGAAGGCCTCCCCACACTGTCAGAACTGGCATTGCTGAATGCCGGAAACGGCACGGCACTCCGATAATGAAGCAGGAGCCCATGACGCCCACACCTGAAGACCACCAGACACACCACCACCCGCAGTGGAAAGCATGCAACCGCACGCCCCTGGAACTCGGCGAAGGGCCGCGGATGCTGCCGGACGGACGCGTCGTTGCCGTCGACATCCTGCGCGGACAGCTCTGGCAGGTTGATCTGGCGTCCCCGGGACAGACTGTACTTCTACAGCAACTTCCCGTTCCGCTCGGCGCTGTCGCACCGATTTCGGGATCCGAAACCGCCCTGCTTGCGGCTGCCGGTGATGGTATCGCAGTGCTCGACGGCGGAACGGTCACCTGGCTGGCCCGGCCGGAAGGCAACAGCGCGCTCTCTTCAGCCGACCCGTCCGGGACTGCCGTCCGGATGAACGATGCTGTCTGCGATCCGGCGGGCAGGTTCTGGGCCGGAACGATGGCTCTGGACGCGTCTCCTGGGGCGGGCACCCTGCACCGCGTCAACATTGACGGAAGCATCAGCACCGTACTGACCGGCCTGACCATCCCGAACGGCCCTGCCTTCACCTTTGACGGATCCGTGATGTACCTGGCCGACAGCGCGGCAGGCACCATCACCCGCTTTGCTGTTGAGCCTGCTGACGGGACGCTGGGACCACAACACGCTTTCGCCACCGTCTCCAAAGGAAGTCCGGACGGCATGACCGTCGACACCGAAGATCACCTGTGGGTTGCGATCTGGGGCGCCGGACGGATCCACCGGTACCGCCCCGACGGCAGCCTTGAACGGATTCTCCACGTTCCCGCGGAACAGCCCACGAGTATCTGTTTTGCCGGCGACACCATGTCCACGCTGGTGGTTACGACGGCAAGCATCGGCCTCCCCACTCCGGGGGACTGTGACGGCCTGATACTGTCCGCCGACGTCGGCATCTCCGGTCCCCCGACGCCCCCGGCTAGGATCAGGATGGTCCCGGCCGCACATGCTCCGGAAGGCCACGGATCCATCTCCAGTCCCGCGGCGGCGGGCTGAGGGCCAAGGCCCGAAACCACAGCACCGCCCCCCATACAAACAGAAAGCCCCATGGTGAACACAACCTCCACGGCCGAGGCAACCACACCGCCGTCGTCCTTTTCCCTGTCCAGCGTCCGGCTGCTGGACAGCGATTTCAAGAATGCCCAGGACGCCGACGTCCGGTACGTTCTCAGCCTGGACGCTGACCGGCTGTTCGCGCCGTTCCGCCGGGAAGCGGGACTTCCGACGCCGGCCCCTGGCTACGGCGGCTGGGAAACCGACGGCCTGGATGGCCACATCGGCGGCCACTATCTTTCTGCCTGCGCGCAGCTTTTCGCCGCCACGGGCGACCCGCGCCTGGGCACATGCCTGGATTACGCGCTGGGGATCCTGGCGGAATGCCAGGCCGCAGCCGGCACGGGCTATCTGGGCGGAGTTCCCGGCGGCCGCCGGCTCGGCGAGGAACTCGCCGCAGGCACGGTGGACGCCGACCTGTTCACCCTCAACGGCCGCTGGGTGCCCCTGTACAACCTGCACAAGACCTTCGCCGGGCTGCTCGACGCCTATGCCTACGCCGGCGCCGGGCACGCGCTTCCCATGCTGACATCCTTGGCCGACTGGTGGCTGGGCATCTCCGCCAGGCTGACGGACGAGGTTTTCGAGGCGATCCTGCACACCGAGTTCGGCGGCCTGAACGACACCTTCGCCGCGCTGGCGCAGCTCACCGGCCGGGCTGAGTATCTCCGCGAGGCCCGCCGCTTCTCCCACCGCGCCATCCTGGACCCCCTGGCCGGCAAGCGGGATGAACTGGACGGGCTGCACGCCAACACCCAGATCCCCAAGGTCGTGGGCTACGAGCGGTGTGCCGCCGCCACCGGCGAAGAACAGTACACCCGGGCTTCGGACTTCTTCTGGGAGACGGTCCTGACCCGTCGGACTGTGTCGATCGGCGGGAACAGCGTCCGCGAACACTTCCACCCCGCCAACGACTTCACCCCCATGATCGAAGACGCCCAGGGCCCGGAAACCTGCAACACCTACAACATGCTCAAACTCGCCAAGCTCCGCTTCGAACGGACCTCGGACCCGGCCGCGGTGGACTTCTACGAGCGGGCCACCTACAACCACATCCTGTCCTCCCAGCACCCGGGGCGCTGCGGCTTTGTCTACTTCACCCCCATGCGCCCCGGCCACTACCGCGTCTACTCCAAGGCGCAGGAATCCATGTGGTGCTGCGTGGGCTCCGGCCTGGAGAACCACGCCCGCTACGGCGAACTCATCTACAGCCACACCCCGGACGACCTTCTGGTCAACCTCTACATCGCCTCCGAACTGGACTGGGACGAGCGGGGTGTGCGGGTCCGGCTGGAAACAGACTTCCCCCGCTCGGACACCGCCACCCTGCACATCACTGCGGCCACGCCCACCGAGTTCACGCTCCGGCTCCGCCGTCCCGGCTGGGCCACGGGCATGGAGGCCGACGTCGACGGGCAGCCTGCGGACACAGCGTCACCTTCCGGCGCGGGCAAGGACATGGCCATCCACCGCAGCTGGGAGGGCACCACTGTGGTCACTGTGCGCCTGGCGGCCGCGGTCCGGGCCGAAACTTTGCCGGACGGCTCGCCGTGGGTCTCGTTCCTCTACGGCCCGGTAGTCCTTGCGTCCCGCGGAGGCCGCTACGGCGTTCCCTCATTCGAAGCGCCGGACGAACGCATGGGGCACGTCGCCTCGGGTCCCACCCTTCCCTTGGCCTCCACTCCGGTGGTGACGGCACCCAACCCGGCGGACGCCGTCGTACTTCTTGACCGGAAGGCGCTCACCGCCGAACTGGCTGCCCGGCTGGAGGGCGAACAGCTCAGCATCCCCCTGGAGCCCTTCTCTGGCATCCACAACGAGCGCTACACCGTCTACTGGCCCAGCGGGGCGTCGGCAGAGCAGAGGCGCGCCGAACTGGCGGCACTGGACGCGGAATCGGAGGGCGCAGAGCTGGTTATCGACGAGGTGACGGCGGGTGAACAGCAGCCCGAATCCGACCATTTCTTCGCCGGGGACGGGACACGCGCGGACGGTGCGGACGGTCTGCATTGGCGCAGCGCGACCGGCTGGTTCTCGTATGTCCTCAAGGATCCTGCCCGCGAAGGAACCCTGCTGCGGGTCCGTTTCCGTCCGGCATCGGGCCGGGGTCACATCCTGCGCGTCAACGGAACTGAGCTCGTGGAGCCGACCGAATTGCACACCGCCGGAGCCGAGGTACACGAGTTTCCGGTTACTGACGGGATGCGCAGCTCCGACGGCGGCCAGCTCGAATTCTCCGTCCATGCGCTGCCGGGCCTCCGGACCGGAGACCTCCTGTCCGTTGAACTGTTGAAGGGGCGGTGACTTTAGCGGCGGCGCTGGCCTTCTCCTG from Arthrobacter pascens includes:
- a CDS encoding carbohydrate ABC transporter permease — translated: MSAQAGTQALVGDARRKRRRGVNGGSGAFYAFISPWLIGTVLLTLFPLGYALWISFTNWDGISPSQNWIGLENYTDALAEPQMWASLQRTGLLAIVIVPVTICGGLGLALLLNEKVHWRSGLRMLVYLPAIVPPVAATLTWKLLFDRDSGAINGFLAIFGADAVSWMSGNTVFIVLMVVMLWGIGAGVLINLAALQDVPAELHEAARLDGANAFSAFWHVTLPSISPVLLFQVITTTIGVLQTFVPALLLSPANGPAAITAVPEANRIFMVDVYAQYFAYSRYGYASAMLWLFFLAILVVTIITFKIGGRTVFYAVDLSEEGKQK
- a CDS encoding carbohydrate ABC transporter permease, coding for MTLIAHRKGTDSDAPPEIPIRHIPERKNRVAFVILLVVCAILFLPVLWLLLTALKSPQQMGSDPITWIPIPPQVQNFISATTALPFWAYAANSLFLSTVCGLLTTISSAVVGYGFARLNGKGKKVLFGILIAMMMTPPIITLIPTYLLFAKVGLVGTYWPWVLWGMAGAPYLIFLYRQFFAQLPRELEEAAILDGCGRLRIFVQIFLPLSKPVIITAFVLSFNGVWGDFIAPQLLLNQDNTTLAVAITTGYVNSAGFPVNNLLAAGAVLYVVPVLIMFFFVQRSYVRGFATSGMK
- a CDS encoding mandelate racemase/muconate lactonizing enzyme family protein gives rise to the protein MKITDLEILTINDGGALMMVVVHTDEGIFGVGEVGLRSRQLAVRGALEHFRPLLVGNDPFRTEHLWQVMSRSGFYPADRVLASAISAVDIALWDLKGKALDVPVYELLGGAVRDRVKCYRHIGGADHAELVDNARRALEEGWTVGRLSVPSEGDLLEPRAATRHALAEVAAVRDELGSEFELILDVHTRLELPEATTLCRELEGANMYFIEDPLRWENPDIYRTLRQRTSVPLAAGEQAASKWEIRPLIEQDLIDYARFDICIVGGFTEAKKIAGWCESHHIRTATHNPLGPIATAASLHLNMTLPTFGIQEQYQLPGTQANDVFPVQATMDGEWMRRPEAPGLGLEVDLEAARAHQMEPPPMPQLRRLDGSFTNW
- a CDS encoding NAD-dependent epimerase/dehydratase family protein, with protein sequence MDSRSGEKTPRPLVVVTGAAGRVGRLTSQALSGRYRLRLVDREWPAEELREAEDGPERLALDLSHSSAWDKAIESAHAVVHLAGNAHPEIDAKTAFEGGAMLTAHLAAAAAGSDLKRIVFASSIHTMGLHHRHGHYPISRQWAPRPCCEYGAAKVFSENLLEILTERTPISVVCLRLGLVGFPPATADLASQWLGPRDFAQLLQAALTVPVHYGAYLGMSAGAADRWDLTETIRDLGFNSSDTAPDPEPLPDAGEGRPATHCLMFNPATLPPPTDRTED
- a CDS encoding bifunctional 4-hydroxy-2-oxoglutarate aldolase/2-dehydro-3-deoxy-phosphogluconate aldolase — translated: MEDASSDLLTNLRANRLLAIIRGNNPDACFDTAMTLIGAGITILEVSLTTQGALTVIRRVAEASRGRAVIGAGTVLTPGQVREAQEAGAQFIVTPCLAPSTDAAFNLGLPVLVGALTPAEVYAAAREGATAVKLFPASVGGPAYLKALRDPFPDIGFIPVGGVSAESVTDYLQAGALAVGAGSPLTGDAPRGGSLSELGDRARKFVRLAQDGSAEGHRAGGARQWMS
- a CDS encoding sugar kinase yields the protein MDVLTFGETMIALRADRPLALNPNISATIAGAESNVAIGLARLGHDVQWAGRVGDDTGGELIRRTLRAESVGQYYVTTDPHRPTGILIFEERLPDLTRVGYFRQNSAGSALGINDFSAALSGSPRILHITGITPALGAGAADTVLQAAAAAHAAGATVTFDVNYRAKLWSRDEAAATLRALIPFVDVVIGSEDELTLLTDEQPGSSAAAKALIGHGVREVVIKLGADGARLHDAGGTVHSPAREVTAVDSVGAGDAFTAGYISGLLTGRTADERLHLANTMGAFAVASKGDWEGLPTLSELALLNAGNGTALR
- a CDS encoding SMP-30/gluconolactonase/LRE family protein yields the protein MTPTPEDHQTHHHPQWKACNRTPLELGEGPRMLPDGRVVAVDILRGQLWQVDLASPGQTVLLQQLPVPLGAVAPISGSETALLAAAGDGIAVLDGGTVTWLARPEGNSALSSADPSGTAVRMNDAVCDPAGRFWAGTMALDASPGAGTLHRVNIDGSISTVLTGLTIPNGPAFTFDGSVMYLADSAAGTITRFAVEPADGTLGPQHAFATVSKGSPDGMTVDTEDHLWVAIWGAGRIHRYRPDGSLERILHVPAEQPTSICFAGDTMSTLVVTTASIGLPTPGDCDGLILSADVGISGPPTPPARIRMVPAAHAPEGHGSISSPAAAG
- a CDS encoding beta-L-arabinofuranosidase domain-containing protein, yielding MVNTTSTAEATTPPSSFSLSSVRLLDSDFKNAQDADVRYVLSLDADRLFAPFRREAGLPTPAPGYGGWETDGLDGHIGGHYLSACAQLFAATGDPRLGTCLDYALGILAECQAAAGTGYLGGVPGGRRLGEELAAGTVDADLFTLNGRWVPLYNLHKTFAGLLDAYAYAGAGHALPMLTSLADWWLGISARLTDEVFEAILHTEFGGLNDTFAALAQLTGRAEYLREARRFSHRAILDPLAGKRDELDGLHANTQIPKVVGYERCAAATGEEQYTRASDFFWETVLTRRTVSIGGNSVREHFHPANDFTPMIEDAQGPETCNTYNMLKLAKLRFERTSDPAAVDFYERATYNHILSSQHPGRCGFVYFTPMRPGHYRVYSKAQESMWCCVGSGLENHARYGELIYSHTPDDLLVNLYIASELDWDERGVRVRLETDFPRSDTATLHITAATPTEFTLRLRRPGWATGMEADVDGQPADTASPSGAGKDMAIHRSWEGTTVVTVRLAAAVRAETLPDGSPWVSFLYGPVVLASRGGRYGVPSFEAPDERMGHVASGPTLPLASTPVVTAPNPADAVVLLDRKALTAELAARLEGEQLSIPLEPFSGIHNERYTVYWPSGASAEQRRAELAALDAESEGAELVIDEVTAGEQQPESDHFFAGDGTRADGADGLHWRSATGWFSYVLKDPAREGTLLRVRFRPASGRGHILRVNGTELVEPTELHTAGAEVHEFPVTDGMRSSDGGQLEFSVHALPGLRTGDLLSVELLKGR